A genomic segment from Paralichthys olivaceus isolate ysfri-2021 chromosome 22, ASM2471397v2, whole genome shotgun sequence encodes:
- the LOC138406459 gene encoding macrophage mannose receptor 1-like, protein MNTGTNSPQSSSMMEGIFFGVLCLSGCLTFSTCLLHQYHFVSEAMTWTEAQSYCRGRYTDLATIETTEEMKKLKDTVPAAGYSSKVWIGLYSQIDWKWSDGFTGSGAEYKNWDGSDPNYNRAEELCVIMWEHGGWFDDKCQRETAFVCYKGTLEDSDFVVEKTRKTWTEAQRHCREHYTDLVTVRNQADNDKIQNLMQQEEQVWIGLYRDPQIYWSDGSGYSFSSWYQGDNKLGSMKVVCGVADLQQGGKWRLLSCEERFPFVCYSVRGWCFL, encoded by the exons ATGAACACTGGCACAAAcagtccacagagcagcagcatgatgGAAGGGATCTTCTTTGGTGTCTTGTGTCTCTCAG GGTGCCTCACCTTCTCCACATGCCTCCTCCATCAGTACCACTTTGTGTCTGAAGCAATGACTTggactgaagctcagagctacTGCAGAGGGAGGTACACAGACCTGGCCACCATTGAAACcactgaagaaatgaagaaacttAAAGACACAGTTCCTGCTGCTGGTTACAGCTCTAAGGTTTGGATTGGCCTGTACAGTCAGATTGACTGGAAGTGGTCAGATGGGTTCACAGGGAGTGGAGCTGAATATAAGAACTGGGACGGGTCTGACCCAAACTATAATAGAGCCGAGGAGCTCTGTGTGATCATGTGGGAACATGGAGGATGGTTTGATGATAAATGCCAAAGAGAGACTGCATTTGTCTGCTACAAAg GAACATTAGAGGATTCTGACTTTGTGGTAGAGAAGACAAGAAAGACTTGGACTGAGGCTCAGAGGCACTGCAGAGAACACTACACAGATCTGGTCACTGTGAGGAACCAAGCTGACAACGACAAGATACAGAACTTGATGCAACAAGAAGAACAGGTGTGGATCGGTTTGTACAGAGATCCTCAGATCTACTGGTCTGACGGGAGTGGCTACTCATTCAGCTCCTGGTATCAGGGTGACAACAAACTTGGCTCGATGAAAGTCGTATGTGGTGTTGCAGATttgcagcagggaggaaaatgGAGGTTATTGTCCTGTGAAGAAAGATTTCCATTTGTCTGCTACAGCGTGCGTGGATGGTGCTTCCTttag